Proteins from a genomic interval of Acidimicrobiia bacterium:
- a CDS encoding aminotransferase class III-fold pyridoxal phosphate-dependent enzyme — protein sequence MANTGRELSTERYSFVPGPSPLHIVRTTGRHLITDDGRRILDAGGGAVVANIGYGRSEIAAVAARAMEQITYVLPPWATTARVELLHQVVDEWMPEEITRGGFTSGGSESNETALRLARQHHLSAGRTSKHLAIGRFPSYHGVTIATLGLGGHEDRRRGFETMFPASGHVPWNDAAALEDKILELGPQNVSAFFAEPVVGSSAGVLIASQQYWDEVREICDRYQVLLVLDEVMTGFGRTGTRMGLEHWQIPADIVVGGKGLGGGYVPIGGVFATDAVMAPIAANGDSLMFFTYGAQDVACAVASAVLRTIDTENLLEAVVVQGNKLHARLDAALGNNELVSEIRSLGLMVGVEFASPGAALYQRVVGEALRRNVWIYPANSGPHSPDAIMFGPAFTVTDEEIDTMVSVLVDSLEAASQRLV from the coding sequence ATGGCAAATACTGGTCGTGAATTGAGCACCGAACGCTATTCATTCGTGCCTGGACCATCACCGCTTCACATTGTGCGAACCACCGGACGTCACTTGATAACCGATGATGGCCGGAGAATTTTGGATGCTGGCGGTGGTGCGGTGGTGGCCAATATTGGATATGGCCGTAGCGAAATAGCGGCCGTCGCGGCCCGAGCAATGGAGCAAATCACCTATGTTTTGCCCCCCTGGGCGACAACGGCCCGCGTGGAATTGTTGCACCAGGTGGTTGACGAATGGATGCCCGAAGAAATTACCCGCGGTGGCTTCACCAGTGGTGGTTCCGAGTCGAATGAAACGGCCTTGCGGCTAGCTCGCCAACATCATCTGAGTGCCGGTCGAACGTCCAAACACCTGGCAATTGGCCGTTTTCCTTCGTATCACGGTGTCACCATTGCCACCTTAGGATTGGGTGGGCATGAGGATCGTCGGCGAGGATTCGAGACAATGTTCCCAGCCTCGGGGCATGTGCCTTGGAACGATGCGGCAGCTCTTGAAGATAAGATTTTAGAGCTTGGTCCACAGAACGTTTCGGCATTTTTTGCCGAGCCGGTGGTTGGTTCTTCGGCAGGCGTTCTAATTGCCTCACAACAATATTGGGATGAAGTACGAGAAATCTGTGACCGCTACCAGGTGTTGTTGGTGCTGGATGAGGTAATGACCGGGTTTGGACGCACCGGGACCCGAATGGGTCTAGAACATTGGCAAATTCCGGCTGACATTGTGGTAGGGGGAAAAGGTTTAGGCGGCGGTTACGTACCTATTGGTGGGGTGTTTGCTACCGACGCGGTGATGGCACCGATCGCTGCAAATGGTGATTCGCTCATGTTCTTTACCTACGGGGCACAAGATGTGGCCTGCGCTGTGGCAAGTGCGGTGTTGCGCACTATCGATACAGAGAATCTGCTCGAGGCGGTTGTTGTCCAAGGCAACAAGTTGCATGCACGCCTAGATGCGGCTTTGGGCAACAATGAACTAGTTAGCGAAATTCGCAGCCTGGGGTTGATGGTGGGCGTGGAGTTCGCATCGCCGGGTGCCGCGCTGTACCAACGGGTAGTAGGTGAAGCCTTGCGACGTAATGTGTGGATTTACCCAGCCAATTCAGGGCCCCACTCTCCCGATGCGATTATGTTCGGGCCAGCTTTCACCGTAACCGACGAAGAAATTGACACTATGGTCAGTGTGCTGGTCGATTCCCTCGAAGCTGCCTCACAACGCCTGGTCTAA
- a CDS encoding ABC transporter substrate-binding protein, whose translation MRSSSRLWRVLALLLGFTLIAAACSSDDDKDSAPSSSSTTAADDSDNGDDEVPGDLADIDTDTLTIGTLLPETGSLAFLGPPMTNGVAMAIRDINEAGGALGNDVVLISGDDGSDPDVANNTVDRLLGTEGVNAIIGAAGSGVTLQVVDKITGAGVLECSPSNTGANLRNAGKDGFYFRTAPADNLQGPVLAEYIMEDGHSNVAIIVRADDYGVGFAGFIADALEEGGASVVYNESFDPQATNFDAEVQAIKAADPDAIALVSFEEGIQLIQALIEAGIGPDTIPLYVGDGLATGDMAELIDPSNPAVALGIKGTQPSAAPELGAAFFPAAFAEFAPGVDSIYSAQAYDCAILIALAAHQAGTADPAEIRDNMSSVSQDGTKCETYAECKDLIDAGEDIDYDGASGPIDFDGSDPSNGVYELFEYDDEGNMNVVRQVAVK comes from the coding sequence ATGCGCAGCTCTAGCCGGTTGTGGCGCGTTTTGGCGTTGCTACTTGGTTTCACATTAATTGCCGCCGCTTGTTCAAGTGATGACGATAAGGACAGCGCTCCTTCGTCCTCCTCGACAACAGCGGCCGACGATTCAGACAATGGTGACGACGAAGTTCCCGGCGATCTGGCCGACATTGATACCGATACCCTGACCATTGGTACTCTGTTGCCAGAAACCGGTTCGTTGGCTTTCCTTGGCCCACCCATGACCAACGGTGTAGCCATGGCTATTCGTGACATCAACGAAGCTGGCGGCGCTTTGGGTAACGATGTCGTACTGATCAGCGGTGACGACGGAAGCGACCCCGACGTGGCCAACAACACCGTTGACCGCCTCTTGGGCACCGAAGGTGTGAATGCCATCATTGGTGCCGCCGGTTCTGGTGTCACCTTGCAGGTGGTTGACAAGATCACCGGTGCTGGCGTACTCGAATGTTCACCGTCTAACACCGGTGCCAACCTCCGTAACGCCGGTAAAGACGGCTTCTATTTCCGTACTGCCCCTGCCGACAACCTTCAAGGTCCAGTCTTGGCTGAGTACATTATGGAAGACGGTCACTCTAACGTGGCCATCATCGTGCGTGCCGATGACTACGGTGTAGGTTTCGCTGGTTTCATCGCCGACGCCCTTGAAGAAGGCGGCGCTAGCGTTGTTTACAACGAAAGCTTCGACCCCCAAGCCACCAACTTCGACGCTGAGGTGCAGGCCATCAAGGCCGCCGATCCCGATGCGATTGCACTGGTTTCCTTCGAAGAAGGAATCCAGCTAATCCAGGCTCTCATTGAAGCTGGTATTGGCCCGGACACCATTCCTCTGTATGTGGGTGATGGCTTGGCAACTGGTGACATGGCCGAGCTGATTGACCCTTCAAACCCAGCGGTTGCGCTTGGTATTAAGGGCACCCAGCCATCGGCAGCCCCCGAACTTGGCGCGGCATTCTTCCCCGCTGCGTTCGCTGAGTTTGCTCCTGGCGTCGACAGCATCTATTCGGCTCAGGCTTATGACTGTGCCATCTTGATTGCGCTAGCCGCCCATCAGGCAGGTACCGCTGACCCGGCTGAGATCCGTGACAACATGTCGTCGGTCTCCCAAGACGGCACCAAGTGCGAAACCTATGCCGAGTGTAAAGACCTCATCGATGCTGGTGAAGACATCGACTACGACGGCGCTTCTGGCCCCATCGACTTCGACGGTAGCGACCCCAGCAATGGTGTGTACGAACTGTTCGAGTACGACGATGAAGGCAACATGAATGTCGTTCGCCAAGTAGCTGTTAAATAG
- a CDS encoding ABC transporter ATP-binding protein, with product MSEQPSTLPAASVVVEAIELVAGYLPGLDILTGTNFVLNDGELVGIIGPNGAGKSTLLKSMFGLVNIRSGQVLLRGEDITNMPSHALVSKGVGFVPQTNNVFPNLSIRENLEMGIYQDPKRFDERYAMVAELFPLLGERPSQRAGLLSGGERQMLAMGRALMMRPSVLLLDEPSAGLSPANQDEVFLQVQNINRSGVSIVIVEQNARRCLEIADRAYVLDQGRNAHEGPGHELLNDQKVIDLYLGTLAQHKD from the coding sequence ATGAGCGAGCAGCCTTCTACGCTCCCGGCCGCTTCGGTAGTGGTTGAAGCTATCGAGTTGGTGGCGGGCTACCTACCCGGACTCGATATTCTCACCGGTACCAATTTCGTTCTGAATGATGGTGAGCTGGTGGGCATCATTGGACCAAACGGTGCTGGTAAGTCAACGCTTTTGAAGTCGATGTTTGGCTTGGTCAACATCCGCTCCGGACAGGTTTTGTTACGGGGCGAAGACATTACCAACATGCCTTCGCACGCTTTAGTCTCAAAGGGCGTGGGCTTTGTGCCCCAAACCAACAACGTTTTCCCGAACTTGTCGATTCGTGAAAACCTTGAGATGGGTATTTACCAAGATCCGAAACGTTTTGATGAGCGTTACGCCATGGTGGCCGAGCTGTTCCCACTCTTGGGCGAGCGGCCATCGCAGCGAGCCGGGCTTTTGTCGGGTGGCGAACGTCAAATGTTGGCGATGGGACGTGCCCTTATGATGCGTCCCTCGGTTTTGTTGCTAGACGAGCCATCGGCTGGGTTGTCGCCTGCGAATCAAGATGAAGTTTTTCTTCAAGTGCAAAACATTAACCGCAGCGGCGTTTCGATTGTGATCGTGGAACAAAACGCTAGGCGGTGTCTTGAGATTGCCGATCGGGCCTATGTGCTCGACCAGGGGCGTAATGCTCATGAAGGTCCTGGCCATGAGCTGCTAAACGACCAAAAGGTTATCGATTTGTACCTGGGTACTTTGGCACAGCATAAGGATTAG
- a CDS encoding ABC transporter ATP-binding protein, translating to MPNSAANSRPRKLAHVAPTPGVAKPDPILTVRGVSRQFGGLRAVDVEHLEVERGLITSVIGPNGAGKTTLFNLLTGFDQADTGEWDVDGQSLTGKRPHYIARAGMVRTFQLTKALSKMTVIDNLMLGATEQRGEGLVNALFPFRWKAEEDEIRVRADELLDRFRLTHMRNEYAGTLSGGQRKLLEMARALMVEPKVLLLDEPMAGVNPALVQSLLGHITQLRDEGMSVIFIEHDMDVVMGISDWVVCLAQGAVISEGLPEAVGADPLVIDAYLGSARPSEVEVPKEQQP from the coding sequence GTGCCCAATAGTGCTGCTAATTCCCGTCCTCGTAAGCTCGCCCATGTCGCGCCGACCCCTGGGGTGGCTAAACCTGACCCTATCCTCACGGTGCGTGGTGTCAGTCGCCAATTCGGAGGGCTTCGTGCGGTTGACGTTGAACATCTTGAGGTTGAACGTGGACTTATCACCTCGGTCATTGGACCCAACGGTGCAGGCAAAACAACCTTATTTAACCTGCTAACTGGTTTCGATCAGGCTGATACCGGCGAATGGGATGTTGATGGTCAGTCACTGACTGGGAAACGGCCGCACTACATTGCTCGTGCCGGCATGGTGCGCACGTTCCAGCTGACTAAAGCCCTTTCAAAGATGACGGTCATTGACAACTTGATGCTCGGCGCTACCGAGCAGCGCGGCGAAGGTTTAGTTAACGCGTTGTTCCCGTTTCGGTGGAAAGCCGAGGAAGACGAAATTCGAGTTCGAGCCGATGAGCTTCTCGATCGTTTTCGTCTGACCCATATGCGTAATGAGTACGCTGGCACGCTTTCAGGTGGCCAGCGCAAGCTCTTGGAAATGGCGCGGGCCTTAATGGTAGAGCCCAAAGTGTTGCTCTTAGATGAACCTATGGCGGGTGTGAACCCGGCGTTGGTGCAATCACTGTTGGGTCACATCACTCAACTTCGTGATGAAGGTATGTCAGTGATCTTTATCGAACACGACATGGATGTGGTGATGGGAATTAGCGATTGGGTGGTGTGTCTGGCCCAAGGAGCGGTTATTTCGGAAGGTTTGCCGGAAGCGGTAGGAGCTGATCCCTTGGTCATCGACGCCTATTTAGGTAGTGCCCGCCCTAGTGAAGTTGAGGTGCCTAAGGAGCAGCAGCCATGA
- a CDS encoding branched-chain amino acid ABC transporter permease: MEVLLKILADALRSAVGVQAAAYALAAIGLNIHFGFTGLINFGHIAFMAVGAYATAISVDLGLSLWLAVPMGIVASILLALLLGLPTLRLRAEFLAITTIAVGEIIRILVRSSALEQWTGGVFGIQGFADEFFDLNPFSGTYGIWRVTFNARSMWVMTVTWALVALSMALVWALMRAPFGRVLKAIREDEDAARALGKNVFSFKIQSLCLGGVIGALAGIMLAFEAQAVVPDRYLPQTTFFVWTVMILGGTASVWGPIAGSVIFWFLISATEGLLRQGITNGVIPDWLLSSQQVAAVRFILVGLVLMVLMVWRPQGVFGKREEVLIGAQ; this comes from the coding sequence ATGGAGGTTCTGCTTAAAATCTTGGCCGACGCATTACGTTCGGCGGTTGGTGTTCAGGCGGCCGCCTACGCTTTGGCAGCCATTGGCTTGAACATCCACTTTGGTTTCACCGGTCTCATCAACTTTGGCCATATTGCCTTTATGGCGGTGGGAGCTTACGCCACGGCCATCTCGGTTGATTTGGGTTTAAGCCTTTGGTTAGCAGTACCCATGGGTATTGTGGCCTCAATCCTCTTGGCGCTGCTGTTGGGGCTTCCCACGCTGCGCTTACGAGCTGAATTTTTGGCCATCACCACCATTGCGGTGGGCGAGATCATCCGTATTTTGGTGCGTTCATCAGCGCTTGAACAATGGACCGGCGGTGTCTTTGGAATCCAAGGTTTCGCCGATGAGTTCTTCGACCTGAACCCTTTCAGTGGCACCTATGGTATTTGGCGGGTTACTTTCAACGCCCGTTCCATGTGGGTGATGACAGTTACCTGGGCGTTAGTAGCGCTAAGCATGGCTTTGGTTTGGGCGTTGATGAGGGCACCTTTTGGACGAGTTCTAAAAGCTATTCGTGAAGACGAGGATGCTGCCAGAGCCCTTGGTAAAAACGTGTTTTCATTCAAGATTCAAAGTTTGTGCCTAGGTGGTGTGATTGGGGCGCTAGCAGGCATCATGTTGGCTTTTGAGGCTCAAGCTGTCGTACCCGACCGCTATCTTCCCCAAACCACCTTCTTTGTGTGGACGGTTATGATTTTGGGCGGTACCGCTTCGGTGTGGGGCCCTATTGCCGGTTCGGTGATTTTCTGGTTCCTTATTTCCGCCACCGAAGGTTTATTGCGCCAAGGTATTACCAACGGGGTGATTCCCGATTGGCTTTTGAGTAGTCAGCAGGTGGCAGCCGTACGGTTTATTTTGGTGGGGCTGGTGCTCATGGTCTTGATGGTTTGGCGACCGCAAGGGGTCTTCGGCAAGCGGGAAGAGGTGTTAATCGGTGCCCAATAG
- a CDS encoding branched-chain amino acid ABC transporter permease, whose amino-acid sequence MDDRAGPQTVSIATRPRRRFLGALCVILSVGFFLGSGLVTSASAQESDSESVTAETETATENTSAPEQSLKGRLQDLERNGVEGVVISVTTEDGTEVGSDTSNANGEWQVSLPEEGTYVVSIDESTLPDDLTLRDSTKASLTIGVRAGQDKNALFALNDGEGSDGRVSVSRLNRLSNLAAEGVKFGFMIALAALGLSLVFGVTNLVNFAHGELLAFGAITAFWLERGIGPIPAMPLLLAVVGAVILAGGLGTLFEKGVFGPVRARGSGDIAAMIISIGLALVVRHLYLILFGSRAQFYRGYRLQSTYSIGPVSLTPKSWFIIVIAGAVLLAFGWALQNTRIGTAMRAVSANKDLANSSGIDVNRVVMATWFVGSALAGLAGAMFGLAESIQWNMGYELLLFIFAAVVLGGLGTAYGAMLGGLVVGLVTQLSTYWFPSQMKLMFALVVLVVILIFRPSGILGLKERFG is encoded by the coding sequence ATGGATGATCGGGCTGGGCCTCAAACTGTGTCGATAGCTACTCGCCCTAGGCGGCGTTTCTTAGGCGCGCTCTGCGTAATACTTTCGGTTGGGTTCTTCTTAGGGTCTGGGCTAGTAACAAGCGCCAGCGCTCAAGAATCTGATTCTGAATCTGTCACCGCTGAAACCGAAACTGCGACTGAAAACACCAGCGCCCCTGAACAATCGCTTAAAGGCCGTCTACAAGACCTCGAACGCAACGGCGTTGAAGGTGTTGTTATAAGCGTTACAACCGAAGACGGCACTGAAGTCGGTAGCGATACCTCGAATGCCAATGGCGAATGGCAAGTGTCGTTACCCGAGGAGGGCACCTATGTGGTTTCAATTGATGAAAGCACCCTTCCCGACGATTTAACACTGCGTGATTCAACGAAAGCATCGCTAACCATTGGAGTGCGCGCTGGGCAGGACAAGAACGCCTTGTTCGCCTTGAACGATGGTGAAGGTAGTGACGGTCGAGTTAGCGTCTCGCGTCTTAACCGATTATCGAACTTGGCAGCTGAAGGCGTGAAGTTCGGTTTTATGATTGCTCTGGCAGCGCTCGGCTTATCGCTAGTATTTGGTGTTACCAACCTGGTTAATTTCGCCCACGGTGAACTATTGGCATTTGGGGCTATAACAGCGTTCTGGTTGGAACGTGGAATTGGCCCCATTCCAGCCATGCCTCTTCTCTTGGCGGTCGTGGGGGCTGTAATCCTAGCCGGTGGGCTAGGCACGCTCTTTGAAAAAGGGGTGTTCGGGCCAGTACGTGCACGTGGCTCAGGCGATATTGCTGCCATGATTATTTCCATCGGTTTAGCCTTAGTAGTGCGACACCTGTATCTCATTCTCTTTGGGTCACGAGCGCAGTTCTATCGGGGCTATCGTCTGCAATCCACTTATTCGATTGGGCCAGTCTCTCTTACCCCCAAGTCGTGGTTCATTATTGTGATTGCCGGTGCGGTGCTTCTGGCGTTTGGTTGGGCACTGCAGAACACGCGCATCGGAACGGCGATGCGTGCCGTGTCGGCCAATAAAGACCTAGCAAATTCAAGTGGTATCGATGTGAACCGGGTGGTTATGGCTACCTGGTTCGTAGGTTCGGCCTTAGCTGGCTTGGCCGGTGCCATGTTTGGTCTAGCGGAATCTATTCAATGGAACATGGGCTACGAGCTGCTGCTGTTCATCTTCGCAGCCGTAGTACTAGGCGGCCTTGGTACCGCCTATGGCGCCATGCTTGGCGGCCTGGTGGTGGGATTAGTGACCCAGCTATCCACCTACTGGTTCCCATCGCAGATGAAGCTGATGTTCGCGCTGGTGGTGCTGGTCGTGATTCTAATCTTCCGCCCATCGGGCATTCTTGGATTGAAGGAGCGTTTCGGCTGA
- a CDS encoding ArsC/Spx/MgsR family protein: protein MDPMRIMHNPRCSKSRAGLELVLAKNPEAEVVRYLDLPPSREDLEFIVNNLDVEPGLLVRKDGHFKELNLNAEDYVTPAAVVELLLEHPKLMERPVLVLDDKAILGRPPTKFEDYLD, encoded by the coding sequence ATGGATCCAATGCGCATAATGCACAACCCCCGATGTTCGAAGTCTCGGGCCGGGCTCGAGCTGGTGTTAGCGAAGAACCCAGAAGCCGAGGTTGTTCGGTATCTCGATCTTCCCCCCAGCCGGGAAGACCTTGAGTTCATTGTCAACAACCTCGACGTTGAGCCCGGGTTGCTAGTGCGCAAAGACGGTCATTTCAAGGAGCTCAATCTAAACGCCGAAGATTATGTCACTCCGGCCGCGGTGGTGGAGTTGTTGTTAGAACACCCGAAGCTGATGGAGCGGCCGGTGTTGGTTTTGGATGACAAGGCAATCCTCGGTCGACCCCCCACTAAGTTCGAAGACTATCTCGATTAG
- a CDS encoding ubiquitin-like small modifier protein 1, translated as MSVSIRVPTTLRPLTGGKSEVTVEAETLGGVIDALEAEHPGFRDRLLDEDGNLHRFVNVFVADDDVRFLDGLNTKVPAGETVSIIPAVAGGSY; from the coding sequence ATGAGCGTCTCCATTCGTGTCCCTACAACTTTGCGTCCTCTTACTGGTGGTAAGTCGGAAGTCACGGTTGAAGCTGAAACCCTTGGTGGCGTGATAGATGCTCTAGAGGCCGAACACCCTGGCTTTCGTGACCGTCTTCTTGACGAAGATGGCAACCTTCACCGTTTCGTAAACGTTTTTGTGGCCGATGATGATGTTCGATTCCTCGACGGGCTTAACACTAAGGTGCCAGCTGGTGAAACGGTATCGATCATCCCTGCCGTAGCTGGCGGCAGCTACTAA
- a CDS encoding glucosyl-3-phosphoglycerate synthase → MPLATISSFNYRDYSLEALAAAKGERTISVCIPARNEESTIGKIVATIVAELVENWALVDEVILIDDHSSDATAAVAANAGATVVSAEDILPEQNLGPGKGQAMWKSLLVSSGDLITWCDGDIREFEIRFVVGILGPLLTESNLQFVKAYYERPYLDEASGGGRVTEIMARPLISLLFPHLTGLYQPLSGEYGGYRSLLEQLPFVADYGVELGLLIDVANLVGTDAIGQVDLGERQHRNRPLDDLGPQAATILHTALVRVNSSLVSEQVEFVRPAQDSLTLDHLELPPMASLAPYQQRHSPT, encoded by the coding sequence GTGCCATTAGCCACAATCTCGTCTTTCAATTACCGCGATTATTCCTTGGAGGCACTTGCCGCTGCCAAGGGCGAGCGCACCATTTCGGTGTGTATTCCAGCGCGTAATGAAGAGTCGACCATTGGCAAAATTGTGGCCACGATCGTGGCTGAACTGGTAGAAAACTGGGCGCTTGTTGACGAAGTCATTTTAATTGACGACCATTCGAGCGACGCCACAGCGGCGGTGGCGGCCAACGCTGGTGCCACCGTGGTTTCAGCCGAAGATATCTTGCCAGAGCAGAACCTTGGCCCAGGCAAGGGTCAAGCCATGTGGAAATCACTCTTGGTTTCTTCGGGTGACCTTATTACTTGGTGTGACGGCGACATTCGCGAGTTCGAAATTCGGTTTGTAGTGGGAATTTTGGGCCCGCTGCTTACCGAATCCAACCTTCAGTTTGTGAAGGCCTACTACGAGCGGCCCTACCTCGACGAAGCTTCCGGCGGGGGCCGAGTTACCGAAATCATGGCTCGACCTTTGATCAGCTTGTTGTTCCCTCATCTAACCGGGCTCTACCAACCGCTATCAGGCGAATATGGGGGCTACCGAAGCCTGCTTGAACAGCTGCCCTTCGTGGCCGACTATGGCGTAGAACTGGGTCTTTTAATTGACGTCGCCAACTTGGTTGGTACCGACGCTATTGGCCAGGTAGACCTGGGCGAGCGCCAACACCGTAATCGTCCACTCGATGACCTAGGCCCACAAGCCGCCACTATCTTGCACACTGCCTTGGTAAGAGTTAACTCGTCACTGGTTAGCGAACAGGTGGAATTTGTTCGCCCCGCTCAAGATTCCTTAACCCTTGACCACTTGGAGCTGCCGCCAATGGCTAGCCTGGCCCCATACCAACAACGCCATTCACCCACCTAA